Proteins encoded by one window of Modestobacter marinus:
- a CDS encoding DUF2237 family protein yields MSAPGQDRNVLGGPLEPCSTDPMTGFTRDGSCRTGPADLGSHTVCAVVSAEFLEMQRELGNDLVTPRPEYDFPGLRPGDRWCMVAVRWYQALQAGAPAGVVLAATNARALEVVPLEALRSQAVDVPDDLSSL; encoded by the coding sequence ATGAGCGCCCCCGGCCAGGACCGCAACGTGCTGGGCGGCCCGCTGGAGCCGTGCAGCACCGACCCGATGACCGGGTTCACCCGGGACGGCTCGTGCCGCACCGGGCCGGCCGACCTGGGCAGCCACACGGTCTGCGCCGTGGTCTCCGCCGAGTTCCTGGAGATGCAGCGCGAGCTGGGCAACGACCTGGTCACCCCGCGCCCGGAGTACGACTTCCCCGGGCTGCGCCCCGGCGACCGCTGGTGCATGGTCGCCGTCCGCTGGTACCAGGCGCTGCAGGCAGGCGCGCCGGCCGGGGTGGTCCTGGCGGCGACCAACGCCCGGGCCCTGGAGGTGGTGCCGCTGGAGGCGCTGCGCTCCCAGGCCGTCGACGTCCCGGACGACCTCTCCTCGCTCTGA
- a CDS encoding NAD(P)H-binding protein, whose translation MRVLVTGASGFVGSRLAPALEEAGHEVRAMTRHPDTYSGAGTPVQGDVGDEASLRAALSDCEAAYYLVHSLDSPDFQEKDAAAARSFARAAADAGLRRIIYLGGLGSDDDDLSAHLRSRRQVERLLGETGVPVTTLRAGIVIGHGGVSWEMTRQLVAHLPAMITPRWVHTRTQPIAIADVVRYLVGVLEAPEAEGRAFDVGGREVLEYLEMLTRVAEIQGRRLLIVPVPLLSPKLSSYWLSLVTDVDVQTGRSLIDSMTNEVVVKDDSIRRVVPFEPMSYDEAVLTALGERARARRDARSQESAGREG comes from the coding sequence GTGCGAGTACTGGTCACCGGGGCGTCGGGGTTCGTCGGCAGCAGGCTGGCGCCTGCCCTGGAGGAGGCCGGGCACGAGGTCCGGGCGATGACCCGGCACCCGGACACGTACTCCGGCGCCGGCACCCCGGTGCAGGGGGACGTCGGCGACGAGGCGTCGCTGCGCGCCGCGCTGTCCGACTGCGAGGCGGCGTACTACCTGGTGCACTCGCTGGACTCGCCGGACTTCCAGGAGAAGGACGCCGCGGCCGCCCGCTCCTTCGCCCGGGCCGCGGCCGACGCCGGGCTCCGCCGCATCATCTACCTCGGCGGGCTCGGCAGCGACGACGACGACCTCTCCGCCCACCTGCGCAGCCGCCGGCAGGTCGAGCGGCTGCTGGGCGAGACGGGCGTGCCGGTGACCACGCTGCGGGCCGGCATCGTGATCGGCCACGGCGGGGTCTCCTGGGAGATGACCCGCCAGCTCGTCGCCCACCTGCCGGCGATGATCACCCCGCGCTGGGTGCACACCCGGACCCAGCCGATCGCCATCGCCGACGTCGTCCGGTACCTGGTCGGGGTGCTGGAGGCCCCCGAGGCCGAGGGGCGGGCGTTCGACGTCGGCGGCCGCGAGGTGCTGGAGTACCTGGAGATGCTCACCCGGGTCGCGGAGATCCAGGGCCGCCGGCTGCTGATCGTCCCGGTGCCGCTGCTGAGCCCGAAGCTCTCCTCCTACTGGCTCTCCCTGGTCACCGACGTCGACGTGCAGACCGGCCGGTCGCTGATCGACTCGATGACCAACGAGGTGGTGGTGAAGGACGACTCGATCCGCCGGGTGGTCCCGTTCGAGCCGATGTCCTACGACGAGGCGGTGCTGACCGCGCTGGGTGAACGGGCCCGGGCCCGGCGGGACGCCCGGTCGCAGGAGTCCGCGGGGCGGGAGGGATGA
- a CDS encoding CPBP family intramembrane glutamic endopeptidase, translating to MTRTERRPGQAVLSDARLARLLARAPSWLVDKVPRDHRESDEAFRRRRRVTAGVSLAGAGLLGVSLSQKPNSTSFYALTLGVAGTWVAGGLASGPLHLGWVQTPKATLRRPFLTPVVGGSAAFAMFYGAALVAKRIPPLDAAITRVLRYAQQGSAPLVLTTTLANGLAEEVFFRGALYAAAGVHHPVLKSSVVYTLATVATRNPALVLASVPMGLLFAFQRRVTGGIQAPMLTHATWSVLMLRFLPPLFADEPSVDDPRPAEEL from the coding sequence ATGACCCGGACCGAGCGGCGGCCGGGACAAGCCGTGCTGTCCGACGCCCGGCTGGCCCGGCTGCTGGCCCGGGCGCCGTCCTGGCTGGTGGACAAGGTGCCGCGCGACCACCGGGAGTCCGACGAGGCGTTCCGCCGCCGCCGCCGGGTGACCGCCGGGGTCTCGCTGGCCGGGGCCGGGCTGCTCGGGGTGTCGCTGTCGCAGAAGCCGAACTCGACGTCGTTCTACGCACTCACCCTCGGGGTGGCCGGCACCTGGGTGGCCGGCGGCCTCGCCTCGGGCCCGCTGCACCTGGGCTGGGTGCAGACCCCCAAGGCCACGCTGCGCCGCCCGTTCCTCACCCCGGTCGTGGGCGGGAGCGCCGCGTTCGCCATGTTCTACGGCGCCGCGCTGGTGGCCAAGCGCATCCCGCCGCTGGACGCCGCGATCACCCGGGTGCTGCGGTACGCCCAGCAGGGGTCGGCGCCGCTGGTGCTCACCACCACTCTGGCCAACGGCCTGGCCGAGGAGGTCTTCTTCCGCGGGGCGCTGTACGCGGCGGCCGGCGTCCACCACCCGGTGCTGAAGTCCTCCGTCGTCTACACGCTGGCCACCGTGGCCACCCGCAACCCGGCGCTGGTGCTGGCCTCGGTGCCGATGGGCCTGCTGTTCGCCTTCCAGCGCCGGGTCACCGGCGGCATCCAGGCGCCGATGCTCACCCACGCCACCTGGTCGGTGCTGATGCTGCGCTTCCTGCCGCCGCTGTTCGCCGACGAGCCCTCCGTCGACGACCCCCGCCCGGCCGAGGAGCTCTGA
- a CDS encoding alpha/beta fold hydrolase — protein sequence MPRPTDHELFDLGDVVLQGGATLRGAQLAYKTYGTLNADRSNVIVHPTWYSAWHDANEWSVGPGLACDPEKYFIVMPNQLNNGLSTSPSNTPPPYDGPNFPHVTFYDQVEVQHRLLTQQWGIESVELVLGSSMGAGQTYQWAVSHPEMVKRAAPIVGSPVTSEHNQVFLKSLRAALTLDPAFAGGRYRPDALPTAGLRAFARIYAGWGLSQAFYRQREYRDLGFSSLEDFLVGFWEGFWLDDRDPNDLLGMLWTWEQGDVGKTPGFDGDTEAALRSIRCPLVAMPAKTDLYFPPEDEEWASQFIPDGEVRVIPTIYGHFAGLGQHAPDNEFIDGALKELLARPV from the coding sequence ATGCCACGGCCCACCGACCACGAGCTGTTCGACCTGGGGGACGTCGTCCTGCAGGGCGGCGCGACCCTGCGCGGAGCCCAGCTCGCCTACAAGACGTACGGCACGCTGAACGCGGACCGGTCCAACGTGATCGTCCACCCCACCTGGTACAGCGCCTGGCACGACGCCAACGAGTGGTCGGTCGGGCCGGGCCTGGCCTGCGACCCCGAGAAGTACTTCATCGTGATGCCCAACCAGCTCAACAACGGCCTCTCGACGTCACCGAGCAACACCCCGCCGCCCTACGACGGGCCGAACTTCCCGCACGTGACCTTCTACGACCAGGTCGAGGTGCAACACCGGCTGCTCACGCAGCAGTGGGGCATCGAGTCCGTGGAGCTGGTCCTCGGCTCCTCCATGGGCGCCGGCCAGACCTACCAGTGGGCGGTCAGCCACCCCGAGATGGTGAAGCGCGCCGCCCCCATCGTCGGGTCGCCGGTCACCAGCGAGCACAACCAGGTCTTCCTCAAGAGCCTGCGCGCCGCCCTCACCCTCGACCCGGCGTTCGCCGGCGGCCGCTACCGGCCGGACGCGCTGCCCACCGCCGGCCTGCGGGCCTTCGCCCGGATCTACGCCGGCTGGGGCCTCTCCCAGGCCTTCTACCGGCAGCGGGAGTACCGCGACCTGGGCTTCTCCTCCCTCGAGGACTTCCTCGTCGGGTTCTGGGAGGGCTTCTGGCTCGACGACCGCGACCCCAACGACCTGCTGGGGATGCTCTGGACCTGGGAGCAGGGCGACGTCGGGAAGACCCCGGGTTTCGACGGCGACACCGAGGCGGCCCTGCGCTCGATCCGCTGCCCACTGGTGGCCATGCCGGCGAAGACGGACCTCTACTTCCCGCCGGAGGACGAGGAGTGGGCGTCGCAGTTCATCCCGGACGGCGAGGTCCGGGTCATCCCGACGATCTACGGGCACTTCGCCGGGCTGGGCCAGCACGCGCCGGACAACGAGTTCATCGACGGGGCGCTGAAGGAGCTGCTGGCCCGCCCGGTCTGA
- a CDS encoding MOSC domain-containing protein, with translation MPLVSRLSTTPVKGTALHHPQSVTVTGNGVPENRRFHLVDARRRLFNGKHHGPLVQLTAEFDPRDEQLRLHVPDRPPVVGPTTTLGEAVRTDFYGRGVDGHLVEGPWSAALSDFVGQEVHLVAVDRPGDAVDVHPVTLISTATLEHLRRVTPDGERLDHRRFRMLMEVDGCGVHEEDTWAGRRVRIGGVTVQVVGPVPRCVVTNENPDSGAVDFGTLKAIVRYRGELATDLSTPVAHLPDNGAVVLGMYATVERPGDIALGDPVELVDETAVQPA, from the coding sequence ATGCCGCTCGTCTCCCGACTCTCGACCACCCCGGTCAAGGGCACCGCCCTGCACCATCCGCAGTCCGTGACGGTCACCGGCAACGGGGTGCCGGAGAACCGGCGCTTCCACCTGGTCGACGCCCGACGGCGGCTGTTCAACGGCAAGCACCACGGCCCGCTCGTGCAGCTGACCGCCGAGTTCGACCCCCGCGACGAGCAGCTCCGACTGCACGTCCCCGACCGGCCACCGGTGGTGGGCCCGACCACCACGCTGGGCGAGGCGGTGCGCACGGACTTCTACGGTCGCGGCGTCGACGGGCACCTCGTGGAGGGGCCGTGGTCGGCTGCGCTCAGCGACTTCGTCGGGCAGGAGGTGCACCTGGTCGCGGTCGACCGGCCCGGCGACGCGGTCGACGTCCACCCGGTCACGCTGATCTCCACCGCGACGCTCGAGCACCTGCGCCGGGTCACCCCCGACGGGGAACGGCTGGACCACCGCAGGTTCCGGATGCTCATGGAGGTGGACGGCTGCGGCGTGCACGAGGAGGACACCTGGGCCGGCCGACGCGTGCGGATCGGCGGGGTCACCGTGCAGGTGGTCGGGCCGGTGCCGCGCTGCGTGGTGACCAACGAGAACCCGGACAGCGGAGCCGTCGACTTCGGCACGTTGAAGGCGATCGTGCGCTACCGCGGCGAGCTCGCCACCGACCTGAGCACGCCGGTGGCGCACCTGCCGGACAACGGGGCGGTGGTCCTCGGCATGTACGCCACCGTGGAGCGGCCAGGGGACATCGCCCTCGGCGACCCGGTCGAGCTCGTCGACGAGACCGCCGTCCAACCCGCCTGA
- a CDS encoding FmdB family zinc ribbon protein: MPLYEFHCPGCGPFDLHRQMRDAAAVAPCPACDRPAQRRYRVGVGGLDTGPLRDAGRADRARVDRARSGEPAVTGPPAGRRLPGRGPHRH; the protein is encoded by the coding sequence ATGCCGCTGTACGAGTTCCACTGCCCTGGGTGTGGCCCGTTCGACCTGCACCGGCAGATGCGCGACGCCGCCGCGGTGGCGCCGTGCCCGGCCTGCGACCGACCGGCACAGCGCAGGTACCGGGTGGGCGTCGGAGGTCTCGACACCGGCCCGCTGCGCGACGCCGGCCGGGCGGACCGGGCCCGGGTCGACCGGGCCCGCAGCGGGGAGCCGGCGGTCACCGGTCCGCCCGCAGGACGACGCCTGCCCGGCCGCGGGCCCCACCGGCACTGA
- the fmdA gene encoding formamidase — MPDVIFEINRDLSVPMRDQTVPGHNRWHPDIPPANTVAPGGTYRIECKDWTDDQVRNTDDADDIRDMNIDPCHVLSGPFAIEGAEPGDLLVVDIVDIGPFQEQEWGYTGIFAKENGGGFLTDHSPGASKAIWDLDGIWTTSRHVPGVRFIGNSHPGLFGCAPSPDLLAEWNRREQALIDQNPDRVTGDIPAHEGDVPGTPQVPALALPPLRKDALLGTLSGADLDRAAAEACRTIPPREHGGNVDIKDLGVGTRVYMPVFVPGGLFSIGDLHFAQGDGEITFCGAIEMPGSIDLHFDLIKGGMDRYKQSMPFFKPGRVGPNYSEFLTFEGISVEDGRNYYMNATVAYRQACLNAINFLMPAMDWTFEQAYLFLGAAPIDGRIGGVVDIPNSAVSISIPLSIFDRNILPGGAGGGRDLTAD; from the coding sequence GTGCCCGACGTCATCTTCGAGATCAATCGCGACCTGAGCGTGCCGATGCGCGACCAGACGGTGCCCGGCCACAACCGCTGGCACCCCGACATCCCGCCGGCCAACACCGTCGCCCCCGGCGGGACGTACCGGATCGAGTGCAAGGACTGGACCGACGACCAGGTCCGCAACACCGACGACGCCGACGACATCCGCGACATGAACATCGACCCGTGCCACGTGCTCAGCGGGCCCTTCGCGATCGAGGGCGCGGAGCCCGGCGACCTGCTGGTCGTCGACATCGTGGACATCGGCCCCTTCCAGGAGCAGGAGTGGGGCTACACCGGGATCTTCGCCAAGGAGAACGGCGGCGGGTTCCTCACCGACCACTCGCCCGGGGCGTCCAAGGCGATCTGGGACCTCGACGGCATCTGGACGACCAGCCGGCACGTTCCCGGCGTGCGGTTCATCGGCAACTCCCACCCGGGGCTGTTCGGCTGCGCCCCGTCGCCGGACCTGCTGGCGGAGTGGAACCGGCGGGAGCAGGCGCTGATCGACCAGAACCCGGACCGGGTCACCGGCGACATCCCGGCCCACGAGGGCGACGTCCCCGGCACGCCGCAGGTGCCCGCCCTGGCCCTCCCCCCGCTGCGCAAGGACGCGCTGCTGGGCACGCTCAGCGGCGCGGACCTGGACCGGGCGGCCGCCGAGGCCTGCCGCACGATCCCGCCGCGGGAGCACGGCGGCAACGTCGACATCAAGGACCTCGGCGTGGGCACCCGGGTCTACATGCCGGTCTTCGTACCCGGTGGGCTCTTCTCCATCGGCGACCTGCACTTCGCCCAGGGGGACGGCGAGATCACCTTCTGCGGCGCGATCGAGATGCCCGGCTCCATCGACCTCCACTTCGACCTGATCAAGGGCGGGATGGACCGCTACAAGCAGTCGATGCCGTTCTTCAAGCCCGGCCGGGTCGGGCCGAACTACTCGGAGTTCCTCACCTTCGAGGGGATCAGCGTCGAGGACGGCCGCAACTACTACATGAACGCGACCGTCGCCTACCGCCAGGCCTGCCTCAACGCGATCAACTTCCTGATGCCGGCGATGGACTGGACGTTCGAGCAGGCCTACCTGTTCCTGGGGGCCGCGCCGATCGACGGCCGGATCGGCGGCGTGGTGGACATCCCGAACAGCGCGGTCTCGATCAGCATCCCGCTGTCGATCTTCGACCGGAACATCCTGCCCGGTGGTGCCGGCGGTGGCCGGGACCTGACGGCCGACTGA
- the fmdA gene encoding formamidase — protein MPERLFPLDSSKPFTDQQHIGHNRWHPDIPAQVTVRPGDTFRVDCREWFDGAIHNDDSADDVRDAPLSTVHVLSGPFAVEGAEPGDLLIVDILDVGPIPQEDSGPLAGQGWGYTGIFARQNGGGFLTDQFPDAYKVIWDFAGQTATSRHVPHVSFTGIVHPGLMGTAPSAELLARWNRREGALIATDPDRVPPLALPPLPQDAILSGLTGAEYDRVAGEAARTAPPRENGGNQDIKNLTKGSRVFYPVYVPGAKLSLGDLHFSQGDGEITFCGAIEMGGFIDLHVDLIKGGMETYGVGENAIFMPGNVDPRYERWLAFSGTSVTLDDEQRYLDSHLSYQRACLHAIDYLTKFGWSPEQAYMILGAAPIEGRLSGVVDIPNSCATVYLPTAIFDVDVTPSASGPTRIDPGTGVPRSSF, from the coding sequence ATGCCCGAGCGCCTGTTCCCCCTCGACTCCAGCAAGCCGTTCACCGACCAGCAGCACATCGGCCACAACCGCTGGCACCCCGACATCCCGGCCCAGGTGACGGTGCGCCCGGGGGACACCTTCCGGGTCGACTGCCGCGAGTGGTTCGACGGGGCGATCCACAACGACGACTCCGCCGACGACGTCCGGGACGCGCCGCTGTCCACGGTGCACGTGCTCAGCGGGCCCTTCGCCGTGGAGGGCGCCGAGCCCGGTGACCTGCTGATCGTGGACATCCTCGACGTCGGGCCGATCCCGCAGGAGGACTCCGGCCCGCTGGCCGGGCAGGGCTGGGGCTACACCGGCATCTTCGCCCGGCAGAACGGCGGCGGCTTCCTGACCGACCAGTTCCCGGACGCCTACAAGGTGATCTGGGACTTCGCCGGGCAGACGGCGACCTCCCGGCACGTCCCGCACGTGTCCTTCACCGGCATCGTGCACCCCGGCCTGATGGGCACCGCGCCGTCCGCGGAGTTGCTGGCCCGCTGGAACCGGCGCGAGGGTGCGCTGATCGCCACCGACCCCGACCGGGTGCCACCGCTGGCCCTGCCGCCCCTCCCCCAGGACGCCATCCTCTCCGGGCTGACCGGCGCGGAGTACGACCGCGTCGCCGGTGAGGCCGCCCGCACCGCGCCGCCCCGGGAGAACGGCGGCAACCAGGACATCAAGAACCTGACCAAGGGCAGCCGGGTCTTCTACCCCGTCTACGTGCCCGGGGCGAAGCTGTCGCTGGGCGACCTGCACTTCTCCCAGGGGGACGGCGAGATCACCTTCTGCGGGGCCATCGAGATGGGCGGCTTCATCGACCTGCACGTCGACCTGATCAAGGGCGGCATGGAGACCTACGGGGTGGGCGAGAACGCCATCTTCATGCCGGGCAACGTCGACCCCCGGTACGAGAGGTGGCTGGCCTTCTCCGGGACATCGGTGACGCTGGACGACGAGCAGCGCTACCTGGACTCGCACCTGTCCTACCAGCGGGCCTGCCTGCACGCGATCGACTACCTGACGAAGTTCGGCTGGTCGCCCGAGCAGGCGTACATGATCCTCGGCGCCGCGCCGATCGAGGGGCGGCTGTCCGGGGTGGTCGACATCCCGAACTCCTGCGCCACGGTCTACCTCCCGACCGCGATCTTCGACGTCGACGTCACCCCCTCGGCGTCCGGGCCGACGCGGATCGACCCCGGCACGGGCGTCCCCCGGTCGAGCTTCTGA
- a CDS encoding AmiS/UreI family transporter, protein MASVGLLYVGAVLIVNGLMLLGRVDGRAAAPLNFFVGGLQVFTPTYLIVTSGGDPDVVLGASGLYLFGFTYLYVGLNLTRGLDGTGLGWFSAFVAGCAVVYAGLNFGRLDDPAFGVIWLYWAVLWALFFLVLGLKREELTRFTGLVAVVAGVLTCAIPAFLLMTGVWADNVTTWAVLLAVLLLLSLAAFPALRERRTQMHGNVVQEQPAEQPAPAHRRR, encoded by the coding sequence ATGGCCAGTGTCGGTCTGCTGTACGTCGGAGCGGTCCTCATCGTGAACGGCCTGATGCTGCTGGGCCGGGTGGACGGCCGGGCGGCCGCGCCGCTGAACTTCTTCGTCGGCGGGCTGCAGGTCTTCACGCCGACCTACCTGATCGTCACCTCCGGCGGCGATCCGGACGTGGTCCTCGGCGCCTCGGGGCTCTACCTGTTCGGCTTCACCTACCTGTACGTGGGCCTGAACCTGACCCGCGGTCTGGACGGCACCGGGCTCGGCTGGTTCTCCGCGTTCGTGGCGGGCTGCGCCGTGGTCTACGCGGGCCTGAACTTCGGCCGGCTCGACGACCCGGCGTTCGGGGTCATCTGGCTGTACTGGGCGGTGCTGTGGGCGCTGTTCTTCCTGGTGCTGGGGCTCAAGCGGGAGGAGCTCACCCGGTTCACCGGGCTCGTCGCCGTCGTCGCCGGGGTCCTGACCTGCGCCATCCCGGCGTTCCTGCTGATGACCGGCGTCTGGGCGGACAACGTGACGACGTGGGCGGTCCTGCTCGCCGTCCTCCTGCTGCTCTCCCTGGCCGCGTTCCCCGCTCTCCGGGAACGGCGCACCCAGATGCACGGCAACGTCGTGCAGGAGCAGCCCGCGGAACAGCCCGCGCCGGCCCACCGGCGGAGGTGA
- a CDS encoding FmdB family zinc ribbon protein: MPLRRCTRRSDIAVYLYRCPDHGTTEAHRPMGTAPAAVECPACGSAATRVFTAPRLSFGSPVRRALIDRTERTRDQPDVVSAPPRRPGPTRRADVLSNPALSRLPRP, translated from the coding sequence GTGCCCCTCCGCCGGTGCACCCGGAGGTCCGACATCGCCGTCTACCTGTACCGCTGCCCCGACCACGGCACGACCGAGGCCCACCGCCCGATGGGCACCGCTCCCGCCGCGGTCGAGTGCCCGGCCTGCGGCTCGGCCGCCACGCGCGTGTTCACCGCACCGCGCCTCTCGTTCGGGTCCCCGGTGCGCCGTGCCCTGATCGACCGGACCGAGCGCACCCGCGACCAGCCCGACGTGGTCTCCGCGCCGCCCCGGCGGCCGGGTCCGACTCGGCGGGCCGACGTGCTGAGCAACCCGGCCCTGAGCCGGCTGCCCCGCCCCTGA
- a CDS encoding MFS transporter — protein sequence MERPVVSGVVANLAAGTLFGWSLVAEQATADVGAPGSAGPAVFAVAIAVFTVALLAAGRALPVVGPRRLLGGAAGLAAAGLGGAAAGEHPAALWGGIGLLLGAASGAAYGVAVSLAARSPVHARGTATGLVVAAYAAGPVLLGLAAPAALSAVGWRTCLGALALAVGGLLAAAALLAPADRPERRQAGGGPLPRRTLSLLWVLFAGGAAPGLVVFAMAAPLAADRGLGPGAAGAAVSLLAAGNLVGRLASGWWSDRIGRTKALAVALGVAVGSAGGLGGPTAPWLVLGAFTGTGLAYGAISALVPAATADRVGAHAFPRAYGRVFTAWGCAGLAAPLAGGIATGAGAQRPVLAVIAVGSLVPAAAALWLLAGSGRTSPGVPGGGS from the coding sequence GTGGAGCGACCCGTCGTGTCCGGTGTGGTGGCGAACCTCGCCGCCGGGACGCTGTTCGGCTGGAGCCTGGTCGCCGAGCAGGCGACCGCGGATGTCGGCGCACCGGGCTCCGCGGGGCCCGCCGTCTTCGCGGTCGCGATCGCCGTGTTCACGGTCGCGCTGCTGGCCGCCGGTCGTGCGCTGCCCGTGGTGGGGCCCCGGCGGCTGCTCGGCGGTGCTGCCGGGCTGGCTGCCGCCGGGCTCGGCGGTGCGGCGGCAGGAGAGCACCCGGCGGCGCTGTGGGGTGGGATCGGTCTGCTGCTCGGCGCCGCGAGCGGGGCGGCCTACGGCGTCGCGGTCTCGCTCGCGGCCCGGTCGCCCGTGCACGCGCGCGGGACGGCGACCGGCCTGGTCGTCGCTGCCTACGCCGCGGGGCCGGTGCTGCTGGGGTTGGCAGCTCCCGCGGCCCTCTCCGCCGTGGGCTGGCGGACGTGCCTGGGCGCGCTGGCGCTGGCGGTCGGCGGTCTGCTGGCGGCAGCGGCCCTGCTCGCCCCCGCGGACCGGCCGGAGCGCCGGCAGGCGGGGGGTGGGCCGCTTCCGAGGCGCACCCTGTCGCTGCTCTGGGTGCTCTTCGCCGGTGGTGCGGCGCCCGGACTCGTGGTCTTCGCCATGGCCGCCCCGCTGGCCGCCGACCGCGGCCTGGGCCCGGGTGCGGCCGGTGCGGCCGTCTCGCTGCTGGCCGCCGGGAACCTGGTCGGCCGGCTGGCGTCCGGCTGGTGGTCCGACCGGATCGGCCGGACGAAGGCCCTGGCGGTGGCGCTGGGCGTCGCCGTCGGCTCGGCAGGGGGCCTCGGTGGCCCGACGGCCCCCTGGCTCGTCCTCGGTGCGTTCACCGGCACGGGGCTCGCCTACGGCGCGATCTCCGCGCTGGTCCCCGCGGCCACGGCGGACCGGGTCGGGGCGCACGCCTTCCCCAGGGCCTACGGCCGGGTCTTCACGGCCTGGGGTTGCGCGGGACTCGCGGCGCCGCTCGCCGGCGGGATTGCGACCGGCGCCGGGGCGCAGCGACCCGTCCTCGCCGTGATCGCGGTCGGGTCGCTGGTCCCGGCGGCGGCAGCCCTGTGGCTGCTGGCCGGATCGGGCCGGACCTCCCCCGGTGTACCCGGAGGCGGCTCGTGA
- a CDS encoding acyl-CoA dehydrogenase family protein — protein MTSTASRPAETAETWLPEPPVLHSPWHTPARAALMEQARRFAMDEVLPVANELDPQKGEIPQHLLERLGELGWFGITVPAVDGGLGLGVFEYCMVSEELARAWMSVASILARSQGMGTAVADPDRHRELLRRSAGGSWIGAVALSEPEAGSDLANVQTRAVLDGDEWVVTGHKRWCGNAKAADFIQVLVRVADPQPGESRSRGLRNLLLVKERGSFPPGLSGYAIDKVGYHGFLTWDLTFDQVRIPATDLIVGPGEGGGSDSSGDSGAGFREAQAFLNTARVHTAARAVGLARAAVEDCVRYLQERVQFGHPIGDFQALRFALADMAAEVEQARAFYRQVAHLLDEGVPCEKEAAMVKLQATEMAVRVTNQAMQLHGGNGYTTERQVERHWRDARLTTIFEGTSEIQKRIISNRMLPRSPLS, from the coding sequence ATGACGTCGACCGCCAGCCGCCCCGCCGAGACCGCCGAGACCTGGCTGCCCGAGCCGCCCGTCCTGCACTCCCCGTGGCACACCCCCGCTCGAGCCGCGCTGATGGAGCAGGCCCGCCGGTTCGCCATGGACGAGGTGCTGCCGGTCGCGAACGAGCTCGACCCGCAGAAGGGGGAGATCCCGCAGCACCTGCTGGAACGGCTCGGCGAGCTGGGGTGGTTCGGCATCACCGTCCCCGCGGTCGACGGCGGGCTGGGCCTCGGCGTCTTCGAGTACTGCATGGTCAGCGAGGAGCTGGCCCGGGCCTGGATGAGCGTGGCCAGCATCCTGGCCCGGTCCCAGGGCATGGGGACGGCGGTCGCCGACCCCGACCGCCACCGGGAGCTGCTGCGGCGCAGCGCCGGTGGGTCCTGGATCGGCGCGGTCGCCCTGTCCGAGCCCGAGGCCGGCTCGGACCTGGCCAACGTGCAGACCCGCGCCGTCCTCGACGGGGACGAGTGGGTGGTCACCGGGCACAAGCGCTGGTGCGGCAACGCCAAGGCCGCCGACTTCATCCAGGTGCTGGTCCGGGTGGCCGACCCGCAGCCGGGGGAGTCCCGCTCCCGGGGGCTGCGGAACCTGCTGCTGGTCAAGGAACGCGGCTCGTTCCCCCCGGGGCTGTCCGGCTACGCCATCGACAAGGTCGGCTACCACGGCTTCCTGACCTGGGACCTCACCTTCGACCAGGTCCGCATCCCGGCCACGGACCTGATCGTCGGCCCGGGTGAGGGTGGCGGGTCCGACAGCAGCGGCGACTCCGGCGCCGGCTTCCGCGAGGCCCAGGCGTTCCTGAACACCGCCCGGGTGCACACCGCCGCCCGCGCCGTCGGCCTGGCCCGAGCCGCGGTCGAGGACTGCGTGCGCTACCTGCAGGAGCGCGTCCAGTTCGGGCACCCGATCGGCGACTTCCAGGCGCTGCGCTTCGCGCTCGCCGACATGGCCGCCGAGGTGGAGCAGGCACGGGCGTTCTACCGCCAGGTGGCGCACCTGCTCGACGAGGGCGTGCCGTGCGAGAAGGAGGCCGCGATGGTGAAGCTGCAGGCCACCGAGATGGCGGTGCGGGTCACCAACCAGGCCATGCAGCTGCACGGCGGCAACGGCTACACCACCGAGCGCCAGGTCGAGCGGCACTGGCGGGACGCCCGGCTGACCACGATCTTCGAGGGCACCAGCGAGATCCAGAAGCGGATCATCAGCAACCGGATGCTGCCGCGCAGCCCGCTGAGCTGA